The genomic region TTTGACAAAATCACGAATAATGCTTCTAACAATTTCAATCTGTTCCAGTGACCCTAAATATCCAATCAATAAGCCATCAAATTTTAGATTCAATGACTGCCAATGGTTTAATATTTTTTTTATTTCACTTGTTAAATCAAGATAAGTATAATCTAAAAAACCCACACCCGTATGTGTACTGAGCAAGGCTGTTGGCAAGATATTTACTGCATTATTCAAGCAACTTAAAACAGGTACAGCAACATTTGCTGAAATTCGGCAGCTGGCAGAAATATCTTGAATAACTAAAATACGTGGCTGTTGCATCCTTCTTCTGCCTCCTCTTTCTTATTTTCCTTACTTATTGTACCAAAAGTTATGGTTTTATGCCGTTTTGATTCTAAATATTATTTTGCGTATATTTTTATATCCCTAAGAAGAAATACTTACGGTATAATAAACAACTAGGAGGAATGTGTATGAAAAAAAACCCCACTACGCAAATGGTTCGCTTTGCTATGTTTGCTTCACTAACAGCCGTTATGACTTTATTATTTCGTATTCCTATCCCAAATGGGCAAGGGTATTTGAATATTGGAGATGCAGTCCTTTTATTAGCAGCACTCCTCATGGGACCCGCTGCTGGTTTTTGGGTTGGTGCGATTGGTTCTACTTTAGCTGATATGATTGCAGGTTATGCCATGTATATGCCCTTTACCTTTGTTGTAAAAGGAGTTGAAGGATTATTAGCAGGTGCCCTTTACAAGCGTACCCATACGTTGAGTTTATCCGTTTTCTTACCTGCTTTATGGATGGCAGGTGGCTATTTTCTAACCGATTGGTTTCTATATGGATTAGCTGCCGCTCTTGCGGCAATTTTGATGAATCTACTTCAGGGAATATTGGGTGCTGTTTTGGCTGTAGTTCTTTTTAAAATTTTAAATCCTATTTTCTCAAAAAGAACACCTTAATCTCATCTGTTTATTAAAATTTTCATTTACATCTTAGAAAACATCCGTTATATTAACGTCATAGATTGAAATAGATAAGGAGGTGTAAATAATGAACAAACAATCTTTTTTAGACCAAGTGAAAGATGGTATCATTGTTTCTTGTCAAGCTTTACCCGGTGAACCTTTATACACAGAAGAAGGTGGTATCATGCCACTCATGGCACTAGCTGCTCAACAAGCGGGTGCTGTTGGTATTCGTGCCAACTCCGTTCGAGATATTTTACAAATCAAAGAAAAAGTGGCACTGCCAATGATTGGAATTATTAAACGCGATTATCCACCTCAAGAACCCTTTATTACAGCTACCATGAAAGAGGTAGATGAGTTGGTGGAAACAGGAGTTGAAGTTATTGCATTAGATTGTACCTTGCGTGAACGTTATGATGGTAAATCGGTGCAATCTTTTATTCAAGAAATTAAAACAAAATACCCACAGCAATTATTTATGGCTGATATTGCCACTTTTGAAGAAGGGTTAAATGCTTATAAATCTGGAATCGATTTTGTTGGTACAACCTTAAGTGGTTATACAAAAGAAAGTGTCCAACAAGATGGTCCTGATATTCCCCTTATGAAAAAACTCGTTGCTGCTGGTATTCCCGTTATTGCAGAAGGAAAAATCCATACGCCTGCCCAAGCCAAAGAAATCCATGCGCTTGGTGTCGCTGCAATTGTTGTCGGTGGAGCTATTACACGTCCTTTAGAAATTGCGAAACGCTTTATTGATCAGATTAATTAGGAGGTTAGAATATGTTTAAGAAATTTTCTCAAGTTGGCCGTGCGATGATGCTTCCAATTGCTATCTTACCGGCGGCTGGTTTACTACTCGGACTAGGGGGCGCGCTAAGTAACCCCAGTACCCTAGCCGCTTATCCATTCTTAGATATTGCTTGGTTACAAGTTATTCTAAATATCATGAGTGTGGCTGGAGGAGCCATCTTTGCGAATTTACCCCTTATCTTTACAATTGGGATTGCGGTTGGGCTTTCCAATCGAGATAAAGGAACAGCTGGTCTAGCTGGGGGTATTGCGTATCTCGTTTATGCAGCCACAATAAGTGGGTTCCTGCAACTTTTCTCTGCAGAAGGCGCCTCCATTGATACCGGCGTCGTTGGTTCAATTGTAGTAGGTAGCACAGTTGCTTTTCTACACAATCGTTATCACAAGATTGAATTACCACAATTTCTTGGTTTCTTTGGTGGTTCACGCTTTATTCCCATTGTTTCATCCTTTGCAGCGATTATTCTAGGTGCTTTCTTCTATCTCATCTGGCCGCCTATTCAAGGCGCTTTAGCAGATGCGGGTGCCCTTATAGCTGAAATGGGTAGTTTTGGTACTTTCTTGTATGGTTTCTTACTCCGTTTAACAGGTGCAGTCGGTCTTCACCATACCATCTATCCCTTATTCTGGTATACATCATTAGGTGGAACTGAGACAGTCGCCGGTATGACTGTATCAGGTGCACAAAATATTTTCTTTGCACAACTAGCTGATCCTAACCATACCGGTCTCTTTACTTATGGAACACGTTTCTTTGCAGGACGTTTTGCAACAATGATGTTCGGTTTACCTGCTGCTGCACTTGCCATGTATCATTCTATTCCAAAACAAAACCGTAAAGAAAATGCTGGTTTGTATTTTAGTAGTGCTTTAACCTCTTTTCTGACTGGTATTACAGAACCACTTGAGTATATGTTTCTATTTGTTGCACCTTGGCTATACGTTGTTCATGCCTTTTTAGATGGCTTATCTTTTTACGTTGCTGACTTATTAAGCATTCGTATTGGTAATACCTTCTCAGGCGGTTTTATTGACTTCTTCCTATTTGGTCCTCTACAAGGAAGCGCCAAAACCAATTGGCTATGGGTTCTGCCAGTTGGGGCAATCTGGGCCCTCATTTACTACTTTGTATTTAGAATTTTAGTTACTAAATTCAAGGTTATGGTGCCAGGTATGGAAGTTGTCGAAACACAAACAGAAGAAACGATTGTTACAAGTGCTCCAAAAAGTACAAAAGCGACTTCTTTAAATGAAGATGCGCGTATTATTATTGAAGCCCTTGGTAATGAAGCAAATATCGAATCCGTTACGGCTTGTGCAACCCGTTTACGTGTTTCTGTTAAAGATGGTGATGTTGTTCAAAAAGAAGTGATCAAAAATCTTGGCGCAACAGCGGTCTTTGAAGTACAAGGTGGCATTCAAGCTGTGTTTGGCGGTAGAGCAGACTTGTTATCCCAAGAAATTAATCAAATTATGGGAACTGATGAATAGAATAAATATGAACATGTAAAAAGAGCGAGAATTTTATTTCTCGCTCTTTTTTGTTGCTTAATTATTTATACCTGTTTTCGATTATAATCCCAGAGTAACGCAAATAAGCCACCTAATCCTACTAATTGCATGAGAATGTAAGGTCGACCAATTGTTTTTTGGCCTACGACTACTAAGCCCACACAAATTAAAAACAAAATTCCTTTGATAAACAGTGACGTTTTATTTCCCATTTAAATCTCCTCCCACCGAATTTCACTTGGTTCGAGTGTCACTTCAAAACGATTTCCTTGCCCATCAAAATAAACGGTTTCTTGTGAATCCATTGTATTATTGACCAATGCAAATTTTTCTATTTCAGGATAGTAGTTCAATTCGCAAGCAGGATTTGTGGTATTCCATTTCTCAAAAGCCTCTTCCTTACGAGCCGCATAATAGAGCGAACGATAAAGGAGACGAGAATTTTCAATACTATAAGGTAGGCCAGCGATGTAAACGCCACGACCTTCTCCGTAATCATGACTTGAGAGGTGAACTTCTCCGTTTGAGTATTCAATAATTTCTGTGTCAGCATTAAGAGCATAAACGTTCTTCATACCTTCACCAAAATCAAATGCCTTAGTGTCTTGGGTTATGAAATGCTCTGTTTTTACTTCAGTAAAGTATTTATCTGTTGATAAGGTAAAACCAAGTTCCTTATCCACTCCCAAAACTTGTGCGAGTTGGAAAAATTGACCATTTTTATGAATAGCACTTGGCTCACCTACTCCGATAAAGCCCCCACCTTCATAAACCCATTTTCTAATGGTTGTCACTAGTTCTGTATTTTCCCAATAGTCGCCACCGGAGAAGGCTGTTTCTGCGTCCCCTGCATTAATAATGACATCGATATCAGCCGGAACACCAGAAGCGATTATATCATCAAAGCTAATAAACGAAACTTCTACTGGCATGCCACTTAATGACTCTAAAATCCCTTGATAGGAATAAATTTGTTTATACCAAAGAGCATGGGCAACCATGTGCGTTTGCCAACTACGTAATGCTCCCCAAGCATTTAGTATAGCCACTTTAAGTACAGTATGAGGCTTAACATCTTTAATTTTATCGTGAATATCACGAAACTCGTCGGCAACCTCCGCAATATAATCAACAAAATATGGGAACTTGTAAGCTAGACTTAAGTAGCCACCATATCCAATACGATCAATCGGTTTACGCATAATTGCTCTTCGCGCAGTTAGCCAATTCTCGTTGGCTTCAATATTGGGATTATTACCTTCATGAAAGGTGTCCGGGAAGAAGTAAGGTAAAAACCGTCCTTCTGTATAGCGAACGTGTGGAATATCGGCTAACATCCTTAAGGTTGCTCCACCGCCCACACTACCAACAACCGCATCTAAACCGATACTTTCAAAAAGTTTGCCATAAGGTTCTGTTCCAATCCAGTTATCTCCCAAAAACATCATTGCTTCTTTACCACTAGCATGAACCATGTCTACGAGTTCTTTCGCTTCTTTGGCAACAAAGGCCTGAATAAAATCGATATAATCCAAATAAGCTGCTGTTGGGTTACGGAAGGTGGAATTATAATAACCTTCATCAATAAAATCTTCTGGGCGTAAGCGATAACCTTTTTCTGCTTCAAAATCATTAAGCGCTCTTACTGAAACAGTGCCCCCATAACCAAACCAATCAACAAACTTTTCTTTCCGTTGGTCATTAAAAAATAAAGTGAAATGATAATAAAACGTTGTAAAACGAACAACATCCGTATCAGGATTATCTTTTAACCACTGCTTCAAATAGGTCTTCATATGATGATTGGAATACGGTTGGCGCACATCAAAAGGAATGTCATGCGCTTTATCTCCCCAATCATTTGTTATGTGATTATACATTTGAGTTGGATCCCAAATCATATAAGCGAGAAAGGATACGGTATACTCATGAAAAGCTTTCGCCTGGTGAATAATGACTTGGTCATTTGCTTTCTCTAGTTCCCAGTCTGTAGTTGGAACAACCTCACCACTTGTTCGATCAATGACTTCCCACCATTTTTTGGCATCATTTTGATAGTCCGGTTTAATCTGTTCTTTTAAAAATCCTTTCATAAAAGAAATGGTCACAGATGAGTTAACAGCTGTTATCCGATCGGAAAGGAGATACAGTTGCTGTGTTTCTTCTGGATGCTTTTCAGCAAATTCGTTATGAGCCCGTGCTACAAAATAAGTGGTATAAATTTTAGCGGGTAAGCTTTTTATTTGTTCATCTAGTTTTGTTCCATCACTGTCGCGAATCGCATCTGCGCCCCATCGCTCGATCAGTTCTTTTGTTTCTTCTAAAAAGTTTGTTTCACTTGGTAACGTTAATCTTCCTTTAGTCATAACTGTCTATTCCTCCTATCCTTTAATACCGCCGGCGGTCATCCCTTGTGTTAATTGTTTTTGAACGAGAATATATAAAACCAATGTTGGTAGCATAACGATGACCATCCCTGCATACATAGGTCCATAATTTGCAGCTGCCCGTTCAGCAGCCATTAAATTCATCAGTCCTACCGGCAATGTTTTGACACTACCAGGCATTAAGGTCAAAGCTAAAATGTATTCATTCCAAAACGATAAAAAATTAAACAAGATAACCGTTATAATACTGGGTTTGGCCATAGGAATCATGACAGAAACCATCGTTTTTGCCATACTTGCACCATCAATATAAGCTGCTTCTTCAAAACCAACAGGAAGCGTTTGGAAGTAGCTCGTTAAAAGATACGTCGTAAAAGGAAGTGCAGTTGCGGCATATATTAAAGCTAACATAAATCGATTATTTAAGAAGAAACTTGCTCCGCCAGCTTCACGTAAACCATTATCCCAACCTAACAACATTAAGAATATTGGCACCACAATGTAACTCACATTAATAAATAATCCTGAACGAATCACCGTCATAACGATTTTCTTCATTCGAAATTCAAAGCGCGCCAGCACATAAGAAGCCGGTAAAGCGACTGCTAATAGAATGAGAATGGCCATTGCGGACACGATTACCGAGTTAAATAAATAGCTCCCCATATTGGCTTCTGAAAAGGCAGTAACAAAGTTTTCAACATGGACTCCCATTGGCAGTGCCCATGGATTACCATAAAATTCTGAGTTTTCTTTGATTGAAGCAAAAAATATCCATGCGACTGGAAGTATAATGGAAACAGCTAAGGATATTAAAGCGACATAGATAAAAATTTTATAAATACGATTCGATTTTTTTTCTGTTTCAACGTTGGATTGCGCCATTTTTTATACTCCTCCTTAATACTGTAGTATTTCTCGTTTTGTAACCCGGTTAATAATGGCCGATAGAGCAAAGGAGAATAAGAACACAATCACTCCAATTGACATCCCATATCCGTAAGTTGAATTTGTGTAGGCTTGATTATACATATAGAATAAAAATACATTCGTAGAACCGTCCGGTCCCCCACCTGTCATGGCTTGAACCAAGAGGAAGCTCAAATTGATGGTACTAATGATGAAAAAGGTCAAGGTAGTTCGAATGTTATTCCAAATAAGTGGTAAGGTAATGTTAAAGAATTGCGTCACACGTCCGGCACCTTCTAGTGAAGCCGCTTCATAAAATGATTCGGGAATACTTGCCATACTAGACATGTACATGACCATATAATACCCCGTTGCCTGCCAAATGAGCGCACCGACAATGCTATAAATAACAATATTTTGATCACCTAACCAGAGTCTCTGTAAGTTTTCAAGCTTAATCATCCCTAAAACACTATTTAATAACCCTTGTGTTGGATTATAAATAGCTGAAAAAACACCGGCAATAACAACAATGGATAAAATATTTGGAATATAAAAAATAATTCGGAACAAATCTGTTCCCTTCAATTTTTCACGTGTCAAAATTGCTGCAAAAAAGAGTGCCAATAGAACTGTGACAATTGTCACGACTACAATTAGCAATACCGTATTTTGAAATGCTTGCATAAATTTAGTATCGTTCCAAAGAACTTTAAAGTTATCCAATCCAATAAATTGTTGATTATTAGAAAAACCACCCCAACTATAGAGAGACATTCTAAAAACTTCAAATGTTGGAACGAGGACAAATAAGGTTAATAAGATAAGAGCAGGTGATAAACACGCTGCTATAAATAATGTTTTTTTCTTACCATTGTTCATTTTTATTCACCTCTCAAAATAAAGATGGCGAGGACAGAACCTCATCCTCACCACCCTTTTATCTATTATCTTTTTTATTCTGCTGCGCTTCTTAATTGATCGCTAGCTGCTTCTACTTCTGCTTGCCATTCTTCTACTGTCTTATCGCCTGACATGACACTGTCAATTGTTCCATAAAGTGTGTCCGTCATATTCACACCAGGTACTGGTGTTGTTGCAGCGAAACCACCTAAAGCTGGCAATGCGCCTTCTTCATAAATGTTGTAGAAAACTTTTTTGTCATCGCTCATTTTTTCTACCATGCCTTCAATTGGTTGTACAGCATCTGATTCTAAAAAGATATCTGCCGCTTCGTCAGAATAGACATAAGTCATAAATTCTTTAGCAGCATCAATATTTTCTGCTTGAGAAGGGATCCAAAGTTGTTCAAAGAATGTAAATGAGTATTGATCGCCATTTTCTTCATAAGCTGGAACAGCTGTCATACCCCATTCGAAGCCATCTGCGCGTGGTGCTTCTGCCATTTCACCGACAACCCATGTCCCATTCGGCATGAAGAGTGCTTTATTATCTAGAACCAGTTGTTGGTTTCTTGTAAAATCATTTGGATTAGCATTGGCTACAGTTGATGATTCTACGTAATCGGCTAAGCCCCCTACCGTTTCAAAAACTCGTGTTGCTTCAGGCGATTCCCACACACCATCTTGGTAAGTCATGGCTTCTTCAAAGAACTCTGGGCCACCAGAAGCATATAACATCGCTCCTAAGAAGGTATCAAAGTATCCTGAGACTGGATAGGTAAATAAGGCAGTATCTTCTGCAGCTGCTTTATCACCCAAAGCCCACATTTCATCCCAAGTCGTTGGCGTTTCCCAACCCTTTTCAGCAAGTAATGCTTGGTTGTAGAATAGTCCAGTTGGGCTGTAGAACATTGGCGCTAAATAGGTTGCGCCATCACCATATGGATTTGTTGCTAATGTTTCAGTAAAACCGTCTAGTAACTTATCTCCTACTGTCACACCTTCACCATAAACATTCATATCAATAACATCCGAAATATCTTCGATCCCTTTTTCTTTAATCAATGTTTCTGTTAGGGCTTCTTCACGACCCGTTGCCAGTAAAACGATGTCTGGGTATTCACCTGCTTGCATATTCGGACGAATAACTTGTTCTAAGTTTTTCTCTTGTGTCAATTCTACCGTTACATTTTCGTTGGCTGCTTCATAAGCATCAGCAATTTTTTGCCACATTTCTGCGCCATAACCAGATTCTAAAGCGGCTACGTGTAAGGTTACTTTTTCTCCATCCGTTGTTTCAGCAACTTCACTTGTTTCATTCATATCGTTTGTCGAAGTTGTCTCTTCGGTATCTGTTGTTCCACATGCTGCTAAACCTAATGTTAAAGCGATTGAACTTGCCCATAATATTTTTTTATTCATGCTCTTTATCCTCCTACATATCTTTTTGTTACCTAAATTATATGCATTTATAAGCGCTTACACAATGTACATATTGTTCATTTTTTTATATATCTTGCTTTCCGTCTAAATTAAACATAAAATGAAGAAAATATAACAAGCAAGATTGGAGAAAGATATGTCAAACCGCGTATATGAAATTGCCGCACCTACTGAAGAAAAAATCTCCACAAAAGTTTTTTATGTGACAGAAGCAAAATACGAACACGATTGGCACAGTACCTTCCACAGTCATTTTTTTACGGAGTTAATTTATGTAACCAAAGGTAAAGGCTATTTTATGGTTCCAAATAAAAAATTTCCTATTCAAGAAAAAAGTCTCATTATTGTCAATGAAAACGTAGACCATACTGAAATGTCTGATCCAGATGGCAAACTCGAGTACATTGCCATTGGAATCCAGGACATTCTGTTTTCAAGTAAGCACAGTGATCAATTTGAGTCTTTCTTTATTTATAATATTACCAAAGACCTTAAAATTATTAATGAACTTTTTAATATTATTTTATTAGAGGCTAAGAGAAATCTTGATAGCAATGCAGATATTACCAAAAACTTACTTGAAGTTTTACTCGTTTATTTAAATCGAAATAACAGCATTGAATTTAATAAAACCGATCAATCCGTTGTGAATAAAAATATATCGCTCATCAAGCATCACATTGATAACAATTTTCAAGATTCCTTAACGCTAGATGACTTGGCCACAATTGGACATATGAATAAGTACTATTTGGCACATACCTTTAAAAGTACCCTAGGAATGTCCCCTATTGAATACCTAAATGAAGTTCGAATTAATCGAAGCCGTTACCTACTAGGTTCTACGGATCATCCTATTAGTATGATTGCGGGCTTCGCTGGATTTTCTTCTCCCTCTTACTTCTCACAATCATTCAAACGCAAGACCGGATACACCCCTATCCAATATCGAACCTTACAAAAAAAGGGGCATCAATCAAAAAAAGAGTAATTTGGATCTCTCCAAATTACTCTTTTGGCACTTTTTTGTTAGGCTTTTGTTTTTTTTGTAAATAAAAATAACCGAGCGTAACAATCAATAAAGCCCCTAGTGTGTTAACAATAATGTCTTCCATCGTATCGCTGATGGCTTCTCTACCTACTAACACTTCCCCTTGGAACGTAATAAACTTCTGCATATTCGTTCCCAATATCCCATCTGCTAGAAATTCATAAATTTCCCAAATAGCGCCCACTGTAACAGAAAAGCAAAAAGCAAAGAATGAAACAAAAAACGGACTTAAATCGAGATTTAATTTATCAAAACCATTTAAATAATCAACAAGAAAGAAGCCTAAAGCTCCTGACATGGTTGCACTAAAAAAATGTAAAATATTATCCCAATGCGGAACTCGAAAATAAAAATTTCTAACTTCACCTAAATAAATAGCTAAAAACAAAAATATAATATAAATAATTTTGATTAGATTGGGGATGCGTACTTCAAACCGATCCTCTACCTTTTCAGGTAAGAAAATAACAATCGCACCAAACAAACATTGTAAAACCATTAACACATAATCACTCTTGACACGTTGGCCTGCATACTCTGCTAATCCACTAGGTGCATGAAAGAGCATATAAATAGCATAAAAAATTGAAATAACGAGTAAAAATAAAACAATAGAAAAAACCACATTTTTTCTTTTCTCTAATTTACGTTCAGGTTTCATCATTCGCTCCTTTCATAAATGGTTTTTATAGCAAGTGGATAATTTGAGTTGCAATCGAAAAATAAATAAATAATCCAATCAAATCATTAATAGTAGTAATAAAAGGGCCAGAAGCAACTGCTGGATCAATATTTAATTTATTGATTAATACAGGAATAACTGCTCCTACCACATTTGAAATACTTAAGGTAATTAAAAGTGAAATTCCAATTGCAATCGCCAAAATAGTGTTTCCGTAAAAAATGGCAACGATAAGACCTAAAACACTTCCGGCTGCCAAGCCTAAAACTGCACCAACAAAAAACTCTTGTAGCAAAATTCTCCCAATCGATCGGCTTGAAGATGTTTCACCCATCGAAATTTTACGAACGGCTACTGCAAGGGATTGCGTTCCCACATTCCCAGCTGCATCAGTAATAATGGGAATAAAAGCTGCTAATAGAACAACTTCATTTAATGTAGTCTCAAAAGAGCCAATCAATGAAGCACTAATCATACCCATGAAAATTAAAATAATAATCCAAGGCATCCGCATACGGGCGACTCCCCAAACGCCATCTTCTACATCTTTACTCTTTTTTCTTGAGATACCAGCAAACTCATTAAAGTCTTCCGTTGTCTCTTCTTCTAAAATATCCATCACGTCGTCAACGGTAATTAAACCGACCATTTTTTTAACTGCATCCAAAACGGGAATGGCAATCAAGTTATATTTTTGAAGGAGTCGGGCTGCAATTTCTTGGTCAATATCTACATTTACAAAAGCAACTTGCGTAATCATGATGTCTTCTAGGGTTTGGCTTGGTGGCTTAACCATTAAATCTCGTAAAGAAGCTACCCCTTTCAAAATCCCTTCCTCATCTAATACGTAAATATAATAAATCATTTCAACATCTTTTGCGGATTCCCGGATATCTTCTAGAGCTTGCCTAACGGTCGTTTTTTCTAATCCTGTCACATAACCTTTATTCATGACTGATCCAGAGGACTCTGATTTGAATAACAACATTTTAGTAATTTCTTCGCGGTCATCAGCTTCTAGTAAGCTGAGTATTTTATTTTGTTCTTCATGAGTGAGGTAGCCTAAAAACTTAACGACGTTGTCAACTTCCATATAAGGAAATAGTGTTGCAATATAGGTATCAGAGAATACTTCATAGACATTCTTTTGCTCTAGTGGATCCATCCACTCGAATAATTCCGCGAATTCATCTGGTTCTAAAAATTGTTCTACTTTTTTTTGATTTTGAGGATATAATGCTTGGAATAAATCACCTTGGTCCTTCACATGTAACCGTAAAAAGAGCTTACGAAAAGCAGCATGATTATTATTTTTTGCTGCTTTAAATATTTTTTCATAATTAGCCATACTAATCATCCCTTTCAGAGAGAGCGATGTCTCCCTTTTCATTCTTAAACACGTACCTGTTTGAGTTTGTAAACAAATGAGGACTCGGGTCCACATCAACCACCCCCTGAAATATCAAACAAAAAAGCACGCTCTAAAGAGCATGCCCCAAATTTGTTTATCTTAAAATGCGCACCTCTTCATTGAGTTTCAGCTCTGTACAGCATAGGGACTCCCAGCTACATTAAGAATCCCCTTAATTCGGAAATTCCTGTTGACCCGTTGGCGTCTTTGGACATTTCTGGGCAGCAGCGTATCTCTAGTACAGTAACCTCACCTAACAAGGCTATTCACTTTTCATCTTAACCATTGTAACAGGTATCTTTAAGAATGTACATTTCAAATCTGATTAGACGATTTTAGTTCCATGAACTTCTTGGAAAGATAGTTTTTCTTGTAAAGCCCCAAGATTATCTTTTGTAATCCCGCCCCCTGGTAAAATCGTTATACTCTGACGCCACTCCATCAGTTTTTTTAAGTTTTCAACTGTTTCAAAGATAGACTGACTCATTGGCCCTCCGTGTGTCAAAATACGATCGAAACCAATCTCTTCTAAGCGATGAAGGGCTCTTTTCTGCTTATCGGTTGGAATTTCATCAAAAGCCATATGAAAAACAAGTTCTCGTTGTCTTTCTTTTACTTGTTTTGCTATTTCTATTAAAAATGCTTCATCCAGCTGATTGTCATCTGTTAAAGCACCGATAACAACGGCATCTGCATTTGCATTTAAAATTGTTTTTAAATCTTCAACCATTATCTTTTTTTCATCAGGAGTATAAACAAAATTTCCGCCACGTGGGCGAAGCATCACTGCCACTGAAACTTCTTTTTCATGGCAATAGTTAATTGCTTTTTTCATCACACCTACGCTCGGTGTCGTCCCACCCACTGCTAAATTATCACATAACTCAATGCGTTGTGCACCTCTTTGGATGACACTTGGAACTTTTGTAAAGTTTTCGACACATGCTTCTTTTAACATATCCTCACCTCCCTCTTACTATACTATGTTCAATTAAATTTTAAAATACTTTCATTTATGGTATCATACACATGAACAATTAATCATGTATGCAACCATTTGAAAGGAGTTTTATTGATGAAAAATTACCGTATTCGTGGCATTCACAGTGAAAAACGCGCAAAAGCAATTGAAGAGAAATTTAATCGCGCCATCAATACCGATTCAATCAGAATCGATTATCCACATCGAACTCTATCTTTTCCTTCTGACCTCGATATCAATAAGCTAAACCGTATCGCTGCTTTTGAAAAAATTATTATTGAAGCAGAAGATAATAGTGAGCAAGAGGATAGTCACTCGCATCAACATGAAAGTGGTCACAGTCATAGCCACCATCAAGATGTTGATTTTTCTTCTAGTGACAAAGCAGCAAAGAATATGAAAATTGTTTTTATTATTAATCTTTTCTTTTCGATTTTAGAATTCTTCTTTGGTGTTCTATTTAATAGTGCTGCCATTTTAACTGATGCCGTTCACGATTTGGGTGACGCCATTTCAATCGGTTTGGCTTGGTTTTTCCAAAAAATATCTACACGTCAAGCCGATGCTAAATATAGTTTTGGTCATCAACGCTTTTCTCTTTTGGGCGCTTTAGTAACCGGTGGTATTTTGCTAACCGGGTCACTCTTTTTAATTGCCAATACGATTCCTATTTTATTTGACCCTCAACCTGTTAATTACCAAGGAATGTTTTGGTTAGCAATTTTTGCAATTGTGGCAAACGGATATTC from Jeotgalibaca dankookensis harbors:
- a CDS encoding cation diffusion facilitator family transporter — translated: MKNYRIRGIHSEKRAKAIEEKFNRAINTDSIRIDYPHRTLSFPSDLDINKLNRIAAFEKIIIEAEDNSEQEDSHSHQHESGHSHSHHQDVDFSSSDKAAKNMKIVFIINLFFSILEFFFGVLFNSAAILTDAVHDLGDAISIGLAWFFQKISTRQADAKYSFGHQRFSLLGALVTGGILLTGSLFLIANTIPILFDPQPVNYQGMFWLAIFAIVANGYSAWLMNRGSSANESMLNLHLLEDVLGWIGVLIVSIVVKYTEWYILDPILSLIIAAFIIWQAWPLFKETAQIFLEVVPSEIDIEAIREEILNISGVHSLAHLHIWSIDGEEHAMSVTISTDNFSNDGREKLKEKIRSLVIPLNVTHTTIETIADPDNIL